In Colletotrichum destructivum chromosome 1, complete sequence, the sequence ATGATGCAGCATGAGTGACGGCTAACCCTCTCGCACTCGTTTAAACTCATACACAGCCCACCAGACACGTCTCCCTCGATGTGTGTGTATTGTAAGCACCCATAcattcccctccccctcccccagtTCAGGTTTAGATCCCCTCATCCAGAGAACCAAAGGGATGGATGACCCCTCACTTGACGGAAGCTTGTGTCTCACGGCTTCATGCTTCATATGCTTCCGCGCAGCATTTTGAATCCGTCTGATCTTTGTGGcggtgtgtatgtgtgtgtgtatctctctctctccacgTTTCCCTCAACCGGGACCTCGGCTCAATGGTTGCTCCTCATATCGGAATGTTTGTCGAGTTTAGGAGAGAAGCAGGCGAAACGGACACTCGCTTTCGGCACTTGTTGAAACGTGCCTGTTTTGATGAGAAGATTAAAACCATGGTCTACGAATCCCGTTTTGCTGACAgcgagagggggggagagggagagtaagagagagacagagagtcagagagagagaaagagaggcaAAGTGCCCGCGCTCATCATCCAGTCTTTCCCAACTTCTCTGTCTcatttttcttttctttttttgatGAGCTAGGACCAACACCACACAGAGAAGAGCACAATGATCTTATCACGAGAAGGCTTCACGATAGACGTGATTGCGCGATGGCTTCGAAACTCCGTCCTCAACCCATACCTGTCGATACCCTTTGCCACCGGTCTGGCCGTGGTCTCGGCCAGGAGGAACGGAGCGGCCGGGCTGTCGGACCTTCACTTGGACATGGCCCACCGCGTCGCGTTCCTCGCGGCCCTGGCGAGCTTCGTCCTGTCCACCACGGAGTACCTCAACAAGTGGTCCGCCAACAACtggacgacggacgacacCTGGGACTTTGACAAGGAGATCGTCGTCGTgacgggcggcagcagcggcatcggccaCAGCATCGTCAAGCACATCCTGTCGAGGAACCCGCgggccaccgtcgtcgtcgtcgacctcgccccCCTGTCGTGGGAGCCCCCGCGAGGGTCCGACAACATCCACTACTTCCAGTGCGACCTGTCCGACACCAGGGCGCTCAAGGCGCTCTGTGATCGCATCCGCGCCGAGGTTGGCGATCCcaccgtcctcgtcaacaacgcGGGCATCGCACGGGGCCGCACCGTCATGGAGGGGTCCTACTCCGACGTCGAGCTGACCGTCAAGACGAACCTCGTCGCGCCGTTCCTGCTGACCAAGGAGTTTCTGCCGCACATGGTCCGCAACAACCACGGCCACATCGTCAACGTCGGGTCGATGAGCTCCGTGGTCCCGCCGGTGAGAATCGCCGACTACTCGGCCACCAAGGCCGGGCTGACGGCGATGCATGAggtgagtgagcgagcgaGCCCGTAgctggggggagggggagggggagggcgagggcgtgtGCGCTCTCTGACTTTTGAACTTTTGCTGACTCGGACTCTCAACTACCAAGGCGCTCCAACTCGAGTTGAAGTACATCCACAAAGCGCCCAAGGTCCGGCAGACGCTCGGCATCTTCGGCTTCATCCGGACGCCGCTCGTGCCCTTCGACCCCGACCAGCCGCACTTCATGATGCCCCTGCTCCACGTCGACTCCGTGGGGGAGGCCATCGTCAACTCGCTGTACAGCGGCTTCGGGAGGACCATTTACCTGCCCGGCATCATGTCGCCCGTAACAGTCTTGGTGAGCATTGAATGGCATCAATCATTCCGCACGTGTGAGGGACTATCACGCTGACAAGAAACTCACTCACAGAGGGCCGGTCCGGAGTGGCTGTGGCGGCTTGCGCGGGAGACCACGGCGAGCGCCAAGGACATTACCTACACGCCGCGGCAGAAGATTAACGACGCGACGGGTCAGTTGGAGATGGCGGTTTCCgcaaaggaggaggagaactGGGCCTAGTCGAGATGGTGTTGGGGATCGTTCGTGGAGTTGTTATGCTTAATATCGTTTGTACCAAGACCACAGTTCTCGACAGGTTCTGGCCCCCTTCATCATTCACAAAGGGTTGTGAGACGCTTATCCTGTCGTGTCTCACAACGACAACCaacccccctctctctctctcagtgAAAAAAGCTGTCGATATGTGATGAGCTGCAGCTATTGGACCATGAAGCGGAGCAGTACAACCCGATCGAGACGAGCCGGCGTCCCGTTTCCCCTGCAAGAATTGTGACTCCGGCCCCAAAGCGGTGCGCTCCTCGTCTAACTCATGTGCCCAGATCAACTAGACTGCATTCGTATCCAAGTGATCCAGAACGAGAGCGTCCAAGACACCAAAAATGTGCACCTCCACGTTCCCGCCTCTCACTCCCCGGTTCAGTTATTGACCCCCACCTGGTGGCTTGATCATACGAGCTCTTTTCCTAGTCACTGCTTGCAGTGTGTTTGTGTATGGCCATGCGAGCCGCCTCTGAGAAAGCACATGGGATTTCACAAACCGGAGCTGCCCAATTCTTGCCACCCTCTGACGGCATGCATAACGACCGCAAGGACATGGGACGAGCCGAGGCACGATCAACTCGGCCGATCTAGTGTAGGTCGTCGGGGTCGTCtacgcccccctccctccgttTTGTTGGTTGCTTCTTGAGGCTGAACATTGAACCACAAATCCGCACAAagtcgaagccgaagccACAGATGCGGAAGCTTTAATTCTACGTACGTTGGCCTTcacaacaagaacaacccTCCTGGCAGATATGTCCAAGACGACAGACCCGCCCAGCTACACCCAGTTCGCCTGCGTGGGAACCGGCTTCTCCGCCATCGGGCTCGGGGCCACGCTGAAGAGGTGGTATGGCATCGGCGACATCCGCTTCTTCGAACGGCACAGCCAACTGGGCGGGACGTGGTTCATCAATCAATATCCCGGTACGAGAAGCTTCCCAAAACATCGCATATCGATCGCAATCTTCGTCCCttgggggtgaggggggggggggggggggggctggatgCTGACTCTCTCTGATATCAACTAACAACACTAAACCCCCACCCCAGGATGCGCGTGCGACGTGCCCAGCGCGCTGTACAGCTTCTCCTTCGAGCCGAACCCCGACTGGAGCCGCGTGCTGTCCCCCCAGCGCGAGCTGTGGCAGTACCTCCACGACGTGGCCGCCAAGTACGGCCTCATCGACAAGATGcgcttcggcgtcgacgtcgagcgcTGCGAGTGGTCCGAGGCGCGCGGCCGCTGGCGCATGacgctccgccgccgcgacaCGGGCGACGTCTCCCTCCACGAGTGCCAgttcctcttcgccgccacGGGCCAGCTCATGCAGCCccgcgagctcgacgtccccggcgccgcccgcttCCGGGGCCGCATCCTCCACTCGTCCCGCTGGGACGacaccgtcgacgtcgagggcaagcgcgtcgtcgtcttcgggaACGGGTGCACCGCGTCGCAGATCGTcccggccgtcgtcggggagaCGAAGCACCTCACGCAGGTCGTCCGGTCGAGGCACTGGCTTCTGCCGCCCGTCGACTCGCAGAACGCCGACATCATTAAAAAGTTCCTGCGGTACGTGCCGGGCACGATGACGCTGCAGCGCTTCATCGTCTATGCCTTCACCGAGGAGGCGCTGCGCGGGTTCTACATGACGGACGGGGGCAACCGGTACCGCCGGCGCGtccaggccaaggccgagaggtACatgagggcgacggcgccggccaagTACCACGATAAGCTGATTCCCGATTTCGAACTGGGCTGCAAGCGGCGCATCTTTGACGCCGGCTACCTCGAGAGTCTGCACTCGGAAAACCTGACCTTGCTGGACGACCCTGTGCGGGAGATCGTGCCCGAGGGGATCCggacggacgacggcgttATAGAGGCCGATGTCATCGTGGTAGCCAACGGCTTCGTGACGAAcaacgccgtcggcggcttGGAGATCGTTGGCCGCGGGGGAGAGACGATCGACCAACACTGGGAGTCTTTTGGCGGACCTGAGGCGTACAACTgcaccatcgccaacggctTCCCCAACTTCTTCATCCTGCTCGGTACGTTCATTTGAAAAATCCGGAGATAAGATTGATGTATGAGAAAGACAGTGTGGGACCACCATCTGACAACCCCGGGCCAGGACCAAACTCGCTCACGGGGCACACCTCCGCCATCATCGCGGCCGAGAACTCGATCAATTTCGCCCTCCGCATCATCCGGCCGCTCCTCGAAGGCAAGGGGACGGTCGTCGAGGTGACCCGCGAGGCGGAGCAGGACTACGTGGACCGGCTGCAAGAGGACATGCAGAAGACGGTCTGGTTCACGGGGTGCACGAGCTGGTACTTGAAAGAcaccaaggacggcaagaagTGGAACGGCTCGACGTGGCCTTATTCCCAGGCCTACTTCTGGTACCGCTGCCTGTTTCCCAACTTTGCGGACCTGAAGATTAGTGTAAGTGTGCAcccgtgtgtgtgtgtgtgtgtgtgtgtgtgtgtgtgtgtgtgtttaAATGTCATTGATTCGTCTTCGGGAAACTGACAATGACAAACTTCCTAGGGACCGACACACCGAGGGCGAAGAAAGGGGCCGTGGCGAAAGGCTGCCTTTGTGGCGTTTGTGGGATATATCCTGTCTCTCCTCTTCGGGCTCGCTCGTAACCCGCTGGCTGGCAACCGCTACTGGCAGCTACTGAGAGCAGTGTTGCAGATGCTGCAGAGCAGACTGTTCGTCGAGCTCCAGAGGCTTAAGTCGTGAGTCGAGGGGTAGTTATTGTGTGTGCATGTACGCCTATCGAGGGGTCAAGTAGTATAAACATAGTTACGCGATCGACTGATTCCATACAATTTCCCACCTTTGTTGTAGATAGTTGGAATGGTCATCAGCCGTATAATGGCTGTGTCTTCGATTTACCACATACTGACCAATAGTACAATGACATatggaaagggggggggggggggggggggtacgCATCTTAAAACGTGTACACCGATTTAAAGCTCACTCACGTCCTTACACGGTGCTTACCATGGTGCAGTACATGCCAAGGTGAAGGGGAACGTTTGTGTAGCATGAATAAACTGCATGTGGTATCTTTTTACTTTTTTCAACTATCTCACCGAGACAAGCCAACCAAGGCGTTCAGCAAAGACTTTTCACCCCATCCCCGCGACTTCACAACCAAGTTTCCATCTTACAACTTGGcagcggccttggcgaggtcggcgagggcctcgcggCGCTTGAACTTGGCGTCCTGGATGACACCTATAAGGGGGTCGGTCAGAAATTAGTACGATGCATTTATCCAAGAACGCATTTCCATcaagaaacaaaaaaaaaaccgaGATGCAGTTTTTAACGTaccggcgtcggcatcgctgGAGAAGTTGCCGGTCCACTCGACAAAGGTACTGTTCTCGCTCTCGCCCGAGGTGACGGGGTAGCAGCGGATGGTGCTGACGACGCTGGTGTACGACAGCTCAGGCTGGGAGGTGATGACGCTGTAGGTGATGAAGTGGTTGATGgtctgccgtcgccgtttAGTATATTAACAACACACACATCTCTCGCCTGTGGTCTCTTGATCGCCGCCCGCGGTGCGGTGTGTGGTTGtaagaaaaaaggaaagagaaaaCTCACGCTGTGCTCCTCCTGCTTGACCTCGAGGACGGTGCCGTCCTTGAAGGTCCAgcggacgacgtcggtctcctcctgggccttgacggcctcgctTCCCTTCAGGGCCGACCAGAAGTTCTGGAAGTTCTGGACTGTTTGACGCGCGCGCGCAATGTAGATGTCAGCGGCTGCCCCGACCCTTTCCACAAAGCCCCCGTCCGACAGGGATGGCTGCACTTACGCTTGATGAAGTGCCAGACATGGCTGAGAGGGGCCTTGATGACGgcgctctcgacgacggaggtGGACGTGGGAATGGTGGAGGAAGACATGGTGACggtctttctttttttgtgGTTTGGTGTGAGTGAGATtggagtgagagtgagagtaaGAGTAAGAGTGAGAGGGCAGACTTTCTTTCGACTGATGGTGATGACGCGCAGGCGCTTTCACCCCTCCAAAAAACGCAGAGAAATTCTTTTCTTTTATTTGATGACGTAAAATTGTGGAAATGGAAATATGATCCGCCGACGCAAAGAGTGCGGATTTTTGACTGGTTAGGTTTTTTAAtttttgtttttattttttttacTACGTGCTGTTTGCCCTGTGGATGGATAGGATGGGATGGTCTCTGCTCATCTTGACCGTCTCCCTCCGTCATAAGGAGGCGGATTGAGAGGGGCGTGTGTGCCACCACTGAGGGGTAAAAGTTGGCGGTGCATGAGCAGTTGTCTTACTCTCCATGTACTCTTCTTTTGTCTCTTATACATTGCACAAGCCTCCTCGCCCCTTTCAGCAAACGCCAGCGTAGAGGGGGCGACGATGGGTTCAGACGAACATATATGCCCTTTCTTTCGGCCGGGCGTCTCCTCCGGATTTTATTttgaggaaagaaaaaaaactcTTTCCGGCCCCGTCCAAGGACCCACGCCGAACATCCGGTCCACAATAAACAAACGCTCTCCTCTGTAAAGTTGTTGCACGCCCGTTGCCGAGTGCAGAACCCGGACGGAACCCGGAAGCTGTCTGTTCGGATAGATGCAAGGGCTGGTCAATACTGCTTAGACTTTCCCCGCACGAACTACACCAAACTATCGTTCGGGGAAATAGTCACTATCCCCGCACCTCGGAAGATGGCTTCCTGACATGCGGCCGCTCCCTCAGCAAGTTGCGTGGGTATGTAAGTCTTGAGGACGACATGTTGCAGTAGTCTAGGGATGATTCGTTTGTTTGGATCCGACAGAACTCTATGCAAGAACGTGAGACGTTCCTCTACACcattatatatatatatatacaccCTGCGCCATGTCTGAAGAGTACGACGTCCTCAtctgcggcagcggctcgGCCGGActctgcgccgccgtctggCTGGCCCGCTGCGGAATCAACTTCAAGATCCTCgagcggcgccgaggtcccCTAGAGCAaggccaggccgacggcgtccaGGTCCGCAccgtcgagatcctcgagcacctcggccTGTCCGAGGACGTGCTGAAGGAGGCCTACcacgtcctcgagctcgcctTTTGGTCGCCggacaccaccaccggcggcggcatacGCAGGTCGCACCTCGAACCCGACACCGAGCCCGGCCTCAGCCACCTGCCCCACGTCATCTTGAACCAGGCGCGGATCAACGAGTTTCTGATTCGGGACATTGTGAGGTCGTCGGGGGCGTCGCATATCCGGTACGGAAGTGAGATCCGCGAGGTCTCCGTCGACAGCGAGGCAGCACGGGACCCGGACGCCCACTGCGTGACCGTGAAATCGATCGAGGATGGGGTTGAGCGTACCTATCGTGCGAAATACGCGTTGGTGAGTATTCAACGCTCAtgaaccctccccccccacCATCCCCACCGCACACGGCATGGCTGAGACAGTGGCGAAGGGCTGCGACGGCGCCCACAGCGCCGTCAGGAAGTCCCTGGGGTTCAAGATGGTCGGGGACAGCACCGACGTCGTCTGGGCCGTCATGGACGTCTACCCGAGGACCGACTTCCCCGACATCCGCAAGAAGTGCGTGGTCCAGTCTGACGCCGGCaacctcgtcatcatcccgcgcgagggcgacgagaaggtCCGGTTCTACATGGAGatgcccgtcgccgccgcgccgggcGACGTCACGCCCGAGCGGGTCAAGGAGCGGCTGGACGCCATCTTCAGACCGTACCGGgtcgacatcgccgagacGTCCTGGTTCTCGGCCTACTCGATCGGccagcgcctcgccgaccGCTTCACCCGGGACCACCGCGTCTTCCTCACCGGCGACGCCTGCCACACGCACTCCCCCAAGGCCGGCCAAGGCATGAACGTCAGCCTGCAGGATGGCTACAACGTCGGCTGGaagctggccgccgtcctccggggccgggcccgcCCGTCCGTCCTCGAGACCTACGTCACGGAGAGGCAGCGGACCGCCAGCGACCTGATCGACTTTGACCGGCAGTTCGCCCGCATGTTCTCGTCCGCGTACCGCAAGGCGCACGGGTACTCCACGGAGGACTTCCAGGAGTACTTCATCAAGTCGGGCCGATACACCGCCGGGCTCGCGACGCGCTACGAGCCGTCCATGCTGGTACGGACCGGcgcggacgacgacctggctCGGGGCGTGAAGCCCGGCATGCGGTTCCCGAGCGCCCAGGTTGTGCGCTTCTCGGATGCCAAGGCGATGCAGCTGTCGCGGGCCATACACGCAGACTCGAGATGGTATCTGGTCATCTTTCCTGGCGACGCCCTTCAGCACCGTTCAAATGAGCGTTTGCAAAAGGTATGTAAAATGGGTGTTGTGACCAAGCCTCATATGAGAGGAAGAGATAGATGAGTGATTTGGCTCACACTCATGGCAGCTTGCCGATAATCTCGAGATTGTTCTGAAATGGGTCACGGCGTCCGGGACGGATATTACGAGCTTCCTGAACCCCTTACTGGTGTTGAAGTCTGATCGTAAGACCGTGGACGACAAGATGATCCCCAGCATCTTCACGCCTCATACAGGGAAATGGAAAGTCAAATGTGAGCTGTCCCATTCTCCACATGAACTGGCCTATCTGTCTGTCATCAAAACAGCTGACTTCTCACCAAGGCCTCCAGAACatcttcgtcgacgacgaaagcTATCATGCAGGCCGTGGCGAAGCGTACGCCAAATACGGCATCGACCCAGAAGCGGGCGCCATGGTTCTCGTGCGGCCGGACCAATGTGAGTTGATTGATCGCATTCTGTAATTATCCAAGAAGCATGAGATGCTGACATCGGTCCACAGACGTCGCGGCTGTATATGCGCTTGAAAACACCCAGTCTCTCCGGAACTTCCTCGAGTCCGTCACCCCCGGCCTGTCAAACGGCGTTAGTGAGAGCGCGTGACATTCCGGTAACATGCATGGACTCAAAAAAAGCGGTGAGTCTGCAGTTGAATGATGGCCAGAATAGATCTTAAAAAAAGGCTGCTTGATTCAGTTGATTTATCGTAATTCCTGAGAGAACAAGGGCAAATCTAGTCTCGTCATGACGACACTTTCAGCTGCATCTAATTCATTCCATCTGCCATTAGTCTCTAATCCGCCTAAGCCTTGGGCTCAATCTTCTCTGCAACCTCCGGCGGCGTCCTAGAGCCCTGAGGCTGGCCCTCGGTCACTGGctttcctctccccctcaTCCCGAAAAGATCCTTGAACATCAGACGCGTTGTCCGGACAATGGTGCTCCGCGACTCAAAGATGGGTAGGAAGACGACCATGATGACCGACGCGAACAGCCACGTGATGCCCACCACGACCCAGCCGGTGAAGAACTGTGACTTGTGTGTCAGCAACTTGGTTCATGGGGCCCAAAAATGGAACAGTGTGAGCGGGGATCAGAACTCACAGATTTCCCAAAGACGTAGCCAGTGCCGTACAGCGGCATGGGCCAGAGAATTAACAAGATGAGCGTGACGCCGACAGTCAGCCATcgcgccgtcttggccgcTTTATCaagcttggccttctcgtccgGGTCGGCGAACGGCTCGACGGGCGCCTCGGGCACGTTCTCGACATCCGCGTCCGCGGCACCGGCaacgtcgtggtcgtcggccTGGCGGATGTTGAGCATGCTCTGCCAGTCGTACCCCTGCGGCCGGAACGGCGGCACGAAGGTCAGGAGCGGGATGAAGAGCACGGGCGACAGCAGCGAGGTCAGGTTGCCCGCCAGCATGGGCTCGTTGGCGCCCGTGTTGGTGACGCTCAGCTCGCCGTACTTGATGTTGGTCGTCACCAGCCAGGCGGTCATGGACAGCAcgaagccgatgatgggGCTGAAGGTCGCGGCGGCCCACGACTGGCCGTCCCAGAGGAGCGTCAGGGTCGCGGGCAGCACGGCGGACGAGATGATGACGCCCATCATGAGGTACAGGTAGCCCATGGAGATGCCGACGTAGTTGAGGCCCGTGGCGAAGCCCGCCATGAGCAGGGCGAAGACGCCCATGCCGATGTAGTTGATGCGCATGAGCTGCTTGCCGGTCGCCGACGGGTTGAAGTAGGTCTTGTAGATGTCGTAGGTGCAGATTGACGAGACCGCGATGAGCTCGGAGGAGTAGGTGCTCATGATGGCCATGAACTTGAAAAGCTTTTGTCAGCTGCTTTTTGTCACATCCGAGGGGTTTCCCCTTGCGAGAGATCAACCTACAGCCAAGATCAATGTCGCGACGGCACCCCCCTTTCCTAGGAGCGCAACGGCCGCGGTGGGCAACACCAAaccggcgtcgacgtcggccggGGAGAGTCTGTTCGGGTACGTGGGCCACACGTCGTACTTCTCCAGGGCGAGACCGGCGAGGCCCATGGTAGTCGCGGTCAGCCAGGGTACGGCGAACCAGCTGATGCCACTATGCTGCTGTTAGGGATcaaaggaagacgaggatcATTGCACGAAGGGTGACTGACCCCATGACATAGCCAGGCAGAGCGTCGATAGGCGAAgccgcgatggccttgtTGTAGTATccgttgtcgaggaagacTGTTCCGAAGTTCCCGCAGaggttgatgatgaagaactCGGCTGTACGTGCGTCAGAAGTCTGcgatgtggggggggggggggggggggggggcgtcaCTGTTTGTGATTTTGAATAGGAGAAAAGACTTACCACCGCCTTGCGAGCGCATAGTCAAGTAGCTGCCGCCCGAGTTTCCGGACAGGGGGCGTTCAGCCGCCAGATCGGTGAGGATCTCCCACACCTTCCCGGGAGAGCCCAGGAGCTCGTTGGTGGAGTACACCGTGAaggcgaagatgaagatgatgacgaggatcACCAGCCCGTTGATGTAGTCGGTGATGAAGGTGGCCTTGATGCCACCGAAAAGGGTGTACACGACGACGCCTGTCACGGGGTTTGTCAATACTTGACAAGCCAGCCGTTTTTGCTGCGCTGGAAAACCACTCACCAATggggaagagaaacacggaGGCGGCCACAGGCGCTCCCGTCAGGTTCTGGATGACGGCCGAGCCACCGGTGAGAAGCATCGCCGTGACTAGGGGCTCACGTTAGTgaatctctctctctctctctgtctctctcatGCCGCAAGTGTTGGAGGTCATCAAATACCCAGAATGTTGCAAAAGCAGCAGAAGACAATGTACACAGCGTGGGTGACGGGGCCATATCTAGCTTTCACCACCTCCAAAACTGCGTTGGCCAAGGTCAGTCTCCATCAGTTTGAGCGCGTACTGCGGCATTCCCTCACATGTATGGGCATTTGGGGCCCGCCTCTTCAGTTCGATGGCCAGCGTTGCGAAGAGGATGATCTGTACCGTCGCGCCAGAGGCATACCACACCGGGCCAGACACGCCGCTATCGTTTCGTCAGCCTCGATCACAGATATAGACTGGCTGGATCCCTCACTATTTGTAGGCTACCGCCGTGCTCTGCAGCAGAGTGGCAGCCCATGTCCACGTGGAGAGGACGGAAGAAGCAACCTGTTCGACATGAGCTTCGTGACGTGCGTAGATGAGTAACCAAGTGTGCTCACCAAGCCGGATTTCAGTGACCGCCCGGCGGTTGTGAACATTTCTGACGTCTGGAGCTCGTAGTTGTATCTCTTGAGGGCCCAGGTAATGATGATCATTATGACGCTGCGCGGATGGTCAGTCTTGCTGCTAGGACCGAGAAGGACCATGGAATCATCAGACATACGCGAAGAGAATGCCGAGACCAATCATGAGGCCATAGCTGCAGCATAGAGTCAGTAAAGTTGACCGTGGATGTCTCGCTTCCGAGTGGA encodes:
- a CDS encoding Putative flavin monooxygenase, FAD/NAD(P)-binding domain superfamily — encoded protein: MSKTTDPPSYTQFACVGTGFSAIGLGATLKRWYGIGDIRFFERHSQLGGTWFINQYPGCACDVPSALYSFSFEPNPDWSRVLSPQRELWQYLHDVAAKYGLIDKMRFGVDVERCEWSEARGRWRMTLRRRDTGDVSLHECQFLFAATGQLMQPRELDVPGAARFRGRILHSSRWDDTVDVEGKRVVVFGNGCTASQIVPAVVGETKHLTQVVRSRHWLLPPVDSQNADIIKKFLRYVPGTMTLQRFIVYAFTEEALRGFYMTDGGNRYRRRVQAKAERYMRATAPAKYHDKLIPDFELGCKRRIFDAGYLESLHSENLTLLDDPVREIVPEGIRTDDGVIEADVIVVANGFVTNNAVGGLEIVGRGGETIDQHWESFGGPEAYNCTIANGFPNFFILLGPNSLTGHTSAIIAAENSINFALRIIRPLLEGKGTVVEVTREAEQDYVDRLQEDMQKTVWFTGCTSWYLKDTKDGKKWNGSTWPYSQAYFWYRCLFPNFADLKISGPTHRGRRKGPWRKAAFVAFVGYILSLLFGLARNPLAGNRYWQLLRAVLQMLQSRLFVELQRLKS
- a CDS encoding Putative short-chain dehydrogenase/reductase SDR, NAD(P)-binding domain superfamily — translated: MILSREGFTIDVIARWLRNSVLNPYLSIPFATGLAVVSARRNGAAGLSDLHLDMAHRVAFLAALASFVLSTTEYLNKWSANNWTTDDTWDFDKEIVVVTGGSSGIGHSIVKHILSRNPRATVVVVDLAPLSWEPPRGSDNIHYFQCDLSDTRALKALCDRIRAEVGDPTVLVNNAGIARGRTVMEGSYSDVELTVKTNLVAPFLLTKEFLPHMVRNNHGHIVNVGSMSSVVPPVRIADYSATKAGLTAMHEALQLELKYIHKAPKVRQTLGIFGFIRTPLVPFDPDQPHFMMPLLHVDSVGEAIVNSLYSGFGRTIYLPGIMSPVTVLRAGPEWLWRLARETTASAKDITYTPRQKINDATGQLEMAVSAKEEENWA
- a CDS encoding Putative polyketide cyclase/dehydrase, START-like domain superfamily, which translates into the protein MSSSTIPTSTSVVESAVIKAPLSHVWHFIKLQNFQNFWSALKGSEAVKAQEETDVVRWTFKDGTVLEVKQEEHSTINHFITYSVITSQPELSYTSVVSTIRCYPVTSGESENSTFVEWTGNFSSDADAGVIQDAKFKRREALADLAKAAAKL
- a CDS encoding Putative sodium/solute symporter, sodium/glucose symporter superfamily, which gives rise to MDSTPVLNQGWGYGLMIGLGILFAVIMIIITWALKRYNYELQTSEMFTTAGRSLKSGLVASSVLSTWTWAATLLQSTAVAYKYGVSGPVWYASGATVQIILFATLAIELKRRAPNAHTFLEVVKARYGPVTHAVYIVFCCFCNILVTAMLLTGGSAVIQNLTGAPVAASVFLFPIGVVVYTLFGGIKATFITDYINGLVILVIIFIFAFTVYSTNELLGSPGKVWEILTDLAAERPLSGNSGGSYLTMRSQGGAEFFIINLCGNFGTVFLDNGYYNKAIAASPIDALPGYVMGGISWFAVPWLTATTMGLAGLALEKYDVWPTYPNRLSPADVDAGLVLPTAAVALLGKGGAVATLILALFKFMAIMSTYSSELIAVSSICTYDIYKTYFNPSATGKQLMRINYIGMGVFALLMAGFATGLNYVGISMGYLYLMMGVIISSAVLPATLTLLWDGQSWAAATFSPIIGFVLSMTAWLVTTNIKYGELSVTNTGANEPMLAGNLTSLLSPVLFIPLLTFVPPFRPQGYDWQSMLNIRQADDHDVAGAADADVENVPEAPVEPFADPDEKAKLDKAAKTARWLTVGVTLILLILWPMPLYGTGYVFGKSFFTGWVVVGITWLFASVIMVVFLPIFESRSTIVRTTRLMFKDLFGMRGRGKPVTEGQPQGSRTPPEVAEKIEPKA
- a CDS encoding Putative FAD-binding domain, phenol hydroxylase dimerization domain, Thioredoxin-like superfamily, whose amino-acid sequence is MSEEYDVLICGSGSAGLCAAVWLARCGINFKILERRRGPLEQGQADGVQVRTVEILEHLGLSEDVLKEAYHVLELAFWSPDTTTGGGIRRSHLEPDTEPGLSHLPHVILNQARINEFLIRDIVRSSGASHIRYGSEIREVSVDSEAARDPDAHCVTVKSIEDGVERTYRAKYALGCDGAHSAVRKSLGFKMVGDSTDVVWAVMDVYPRTDFPDIRKKCVVQSDAGNLVIIPREGDEKVRFYMEMPVAAAPGDVTPERVKERLDAIFRPYRVDIAETSWFSAYSIGQRLADRFTRDHRVFLTGDACHTHSPKAGQGMNVSLQDGYNVGWKLAAVLRGRARPSVLETYVTERQRTASDLIDFDRQFARMFSSAYRKAHGYSTEDFQEYFIKSGRYTAGLATRYEPSMLVRTGADDDLARGVKPGMRFPSAQVVRFSDAKAMQLSRAIHADSRWYLVIFPGDALQHRSNERLQKLADNLEIVLKWVTASGTDITSFLNPLLVLKSDRKTVDDKMIPSIFTPHTGKWKVKCLQNIFVDDESYHAGRGEAYAKYGIDPEAGAMVLVRPDQYVAAVYALENTQSLRNFLESVTPGLSNGVSESA